Within the Thalassophryne amazonica chromosome 19, fThaAma1.1, whole genome shotgun sequence genome, the region GTTTCATCATTAACATCAGGTTACATGCACTTAAATTTTATTGCACTGAAAGCCTGATAATCTGCCCTGCAAACAAACCTGTAGTTTAAAAGGTAAACAAAAACCATGATCAAGGTCAGTTGACACCTTTTGCCCTTCACTGTACAGTTTGTGTTGTGGCAACGACGTCGTAATGAATTCACGGTAAACTGAAGAGAGTTCATGACCAAGTGCTGGGACGAGTCTCCTGTACCGGATTTAGAGTTAAGAGgcacatctgaaaaaaaaaaaaaatgagccaTGCAAGTGTCCATCCAGGAGGAGATACAGCACAGGGACATGTGGGGGAGAGACGACATTTGGAGTTTTCTATAAAGTGCCACCTTTGCTCTGACTGTGTTAAATCTTATAACTACGATCAAAAGTACCATCTCCAATTTCTTCATTTACTGACCTACAACAAAGATCAAGATGAGGGCAAAGTTAGTACTGGGTCTCTGAAGCAGCCCCTCTCTGCAATGCAAGATTTCCCCAGACAGACCTAATGATCTGCCAGCCTGTGGGGGCGTTTAGGGTAGGCTGCAGGGTTTTCttcctatttaaaaaaaattcctacagaatctcccccccccccataaaaaaatgTTCCATATTAAAAAGAACATTCATATGCAGTCGGGGCTTCGACCACAGCGTTAATACATCAGTGCTGATTTTATTATACAGACAAAATCTTAACCACAAGCAGTCTGTTCCAGTTCATTAAAGTCCTTCAGAGTTCAGGAAATGAAACAGCAGCATAACAcaccacatttaaaaataaataaatttatccTCCATCCACCACAGATCCTGAGTACTTGCTCACACTAGCAGTGGCCACATTAATGTTGTTTATGCCACAGTGCAGCCACATGCTGGTAACATTTTGGTCCCGCAGGCATATTAGCACATCCATCTGCACCGCAGTCTTCCAACAAAATGACAGCGGCAGTCTAAGTCCACGTGCTGCCGCATTAGAGCAGAACGTGGGACTTTTGGTCCGgcttggtagtctgacttccttACACAGCCCGGTCGATCAGTTGAGCTTAATAATCAAGTTGGCTCCATATTTGCGTTGGTACTTACTGTGGTTGTGGTCGACGGACCAAAGTGGAGGTAAGTGGCGTGGCTGCATGGTCGTGAGGAAGTGCTGCCTCCACCGACGTTCCAGGTCCATGAGGCCCTGCAGGCCCAGCTTGGCGTGGGCACGCACCACCTTCAGACCATGAGGTACGTATGCTTCATTGAACAGCCTtcgtagagagagagagaaaagggtaTAATTTATATTATATGCAAAACTGTACGCAACAAATACATAAGATCAAGGCTTCCATGTGACCTCATTTACATTTAGAAACATAAAATGGCAGAAATAAAGCTGTATAGTGAATGTCTGTGTACATGCCAGGACATgttaaatattaatattaattaatgGTACCAGGCATCTGTATTTACAACACACCCACAGAGTTTATCTATTGACAGAATCACTGACCATCAAGAACGGAGATACTCACGAGATTAATAAAGTAGGCATGAGTACAAGCAGATGTGGCATACATTGAAGAAAATGGTGGCAGGGGCAAAGTCATAGTGTGACCTGCACATGAACACTAATACCCCTACTCCACAGGGCACCATTCTATTACAATCCCCCACCATCCAGAAAGTgaaaaaaatgggatgaaacagcttaTGTGATGACATGATGCAGATTTGAAATAAAATTTTTGGAAATTTcaccctgatttcaaaactggtccaatgatggctgtaactactgcgTACATCAAGTTCGTACAAGATTgaccaaagatggatcaagaagttactatgatggttCAAAATGCACCCTGATTTGCTATTCCGCATGAAAGGGGAAGGAACTGCGCTCTGTGGAGTAGGGGTATAAGAAAGAGTAAGACAAGGATTTTCCAAATAAAGGGTGTGTGTTGTAAAGTACGTGCAGCAGGCTCAGGTGATAAAGGATGTGGACGGAAATGTGCCAAGAAGtgaggagaatgttgagaaagtgATGCTGAGAAGGTGGTGAACAAAGAAAAAGAGTGAGAAagttggatgatgtggagagtaaTTTGGGAAGTGTGATGATTAATATGGATGAAAAGCAGAAAAGCAATTGGTCCAGATGATTCTGGAGCTGATTTTGAACAATAAGGGGTGATGAGCAGAGCTATACTGACAATTTCATGCTGAAAAAGAGCACAACAGGTGCAGAATTCACTCTGAATGCTGGTTGAAAAGTATAGAGAGAAAGTGGTGAGAGAGGAGTGGTGACAGCAGTGAAGTGTGGGAGCAATAAAACAGCTTCATTATAGAGGTGGGATTAGAAACATTTCATATTTGCAGCAGTGATGGGCAGGTTAACAAGCAAGATCAGACCAGAACCTCCATGGACTGCAATGGTTGGAGAGGACctggtgatctgtagtgagactaAGGAGCATGTTGGGATGAGGACAGAGGCCATACAGCTGAGTACAAGGGGTGAACGTAGACAAGTCTGAATAGTTGAGTCAACTGTTTAAAGTAAAGGGGTGACCAGAGTGCAGAAAGGCTGGACTGGGCGGAGTAGAGTGGCATGATTTGACATAAAACCATATCCACAAGAGTTAAAGTTTACAAGGTGGTGAGATGAGCCATGTTTTGCAGCTTGGGCCAGTCGCTCTGACAAAAAGAAGGTAGAGAAGAGTATCACGGATACGATTAGGAAGGAACATGTAACAATGATGAGGATAGGACCACCAGGAAGGAGCAGAGGGAGGCCAAAAATTCAGGTTTGTGGATGTTTTGAGGGAggatatgcaggtggttggtgtgacagaagacgaCAGGGTGAGCACTTTAATCCTTCGCTTAGTTCTACTTCGCACCTCGTCTCCAGACTAGCagcctcctgcagcacctcctttGTCAGCTCCTGCTCTTTGCTCATGTTGAAAAAACACTTGATCTTCGACTCCAACTCCTCTCGTCGTTGTGCGGGCAGTCCATCACCAGCAATGAGCAGAGCCCGGCCCGCTGAGCGCACCTGCCGCCGGTCTGAGTCCTCCAGCAGTCGCATCCCCTCCTCGCAACCCTGAGGTGCTGCAAACTCTTCAGCCAACTGCTGCTTCAGGAAGCCGTCGTGCACATTGGAGGCAGCGTGGCATGCAGTGCACAGcagcaggatgtcgtgagagttGTGGTCCTTCATCTCAGTGGGAAAATGCCGTCTGTACTCATGTGGCACAATATTTTTCCTGAGGGAAGCAAAAGCATATTATTTAATCTTATTTATTCAGTACAAGTCACTAACAGAAAATGACAATATAGAAATACACATGACTCAAGAGCACAAACTTTAGacctcaaactaaaaaaaaaaaaaaaaaaaaaaaaaaaaaaaattgtctttctgaactaaggcctggttcacacggcaggataattaggccaatatcggacccgatcttccccttccgacaatcgcgATGACTCCAacaataatcttatcagatattcgtgccgtgtgtggtgtgttcagagcactctgatctgctcggaaggacatcaAGAGAGCACCGatcgcaaattggggatattcaacatgttggatttttttggcccaatatcgcagtgtgtgttgtgtcctccgaccacaaacgagcagtcgcagggccacaaacagaaacacattcacactcactcgCACACCAATGAACAAtttaagattccaatccacctaacctgcaagtctttggatgtgggaggaaactggcgcACCCGGAGGAaagccacgcaaacatggggagaacatgcaaactccacacagaaaggccacaggcaggaattaaacccataaccttctcgctgtgaggcaacagtgcaaaccactaagccaccgtgctgcccgactTCAGAggcttttagtttttattttgttggacattatttgaattattttatatattgaaAAAGTCTGAATTTTAGGTTAAAGTATTCATTAGCCCCACCCCAGATCTTCCCCTGAAAACATGCTTACAAGCAACTTAAACACTCAGGTTTGCTCCTGCTTCTTTTTCCCCCTCAGCAAGCAAACAATGGATTTTATCTCACATCTGTTAAATGTGCTCAACGGAGAAAAACTCAGACAGAATGACTGACTTACACAGTAAAGGTCTTTGCAATCACACCTGCCTTAATTTTTAGTtacaatacttttactgtgaaatgcaTGTAGCAGCAGATAATCTGTTCTACCTTTACTGTCATCATTAAATCAACACAAATGGAAATCAAGTCAAACCTAATGTAGGAATCAGCTTTGCCACAGACCACACAAAGATTCTCCTTTGCATTGAGGTAGTAGTCGTGCTGAGAGTCTGGACGCCCTGACGGCTCAAACAGCAACCTCACGACAAAAGGATCTTCACTCTGAAGAACTGGCTCAGAAACAGAAGAACACATTATACACAGGAAGACAGTCAGTcaactgttaggatgaaaagctggacaaatttttttttgctggactaaGGAAGCATCCAAAGACTTTTTTTTGGAAgtccacaaagtcagtgcacggcatcacagactacatctaaCTGTTAACAACAACGATCTATTTTAGTCGTTATATAAAACATAATgaataatgttttgaataataataatgaatgaagaACAAATATTTACtttgtgaaagctggaacgtaccatttaACGTAGTTTCGCCTCGTTGagtgaacattccatctttcacctcatgaaatatttgtaccattgaactcaaacattatttgtataccagaaGAGTCACATAGTGTAGCTTCACATTACTgtgccccccaccccaaaaatacCCCGCAGACATTTCCATTTTTAAGAAATTATCTAGCGTACCTCCTATTCCTTTATCTAGGTACCATTTGGCTTTCTTCTTGTCACAGGTACACAAGGGCTGGCCGTCAGGAGCATGAAGGAAGCAGTTATCGTAGAGAGGAGACTTCCTGTAACACAGCAATAGGTGACTTCACAAAAGTGTCtgtataaaaaaataaactaTACTGAACcctgaactaaaaaaaaaaaaaaaaaaattcaatactGAGGTTTACATTCTTGGGCTGCTAGTCTGCTAATGTACTGCAGAGACATTTAAATACAACCCTGAAGGCAAAACTCAAACTTCAAGCCAATTAATTTGTAGCTGGACATTTCTATTGAGTATGTGTGTATTCCACAAATCTGGTTTCATTTTTTGGCCTGTCCTCACCTTGGAGAATAGCCAACACCCAGTGGTTTTCTCTTATTGTTTCGAGGGTCTGGGACTTGTTGATCACCAGACTCTGGGTTTTCATGAGTGGGTGGCTTCCGCGTTTTCCGCCTCTTCTCTCCGTCATCACCATCTCCTCGGCCCTTAAATGGCACGTCAACCAGTCCCTGACAGCGAGCAACCAGCTCAGAATATGAGCTCCCACTGGAACTTGTGGGACTGGCTTCAGAGCAGAGGCCAAGGAGACGAAAGAACAGAGCAATGGAAACTTTGGCATCTCTGGCTGCATAACTCATCTAAAAGTGAGATGAGCACAAATAATAGGACAACATGTACATCATTCTTAAATGAAAAATTTCACTGAAGATATGAAAAACAACAAATCCCTGCCTGCTCCAGAGATAACTGGTCTGCTTCCCAGTTGCTGCAGCGCAGCTCTAATGATTTATCGAGACATACATCCAACAGATCTGCTGCCAGGGACTTGAGACTGAGGCCATTATTCAACATTTCTTTT harbors:
- the exd2 gene encoding exonuclease 3'-5' domain-containing protein 2 isoform X1, which produces MSHRRPFTAIVATVLGVAFGGLFIWKVYRTQRKRLPSIQKVADPVKDSCPEEKDLTVVECQYSESPHLLEKEFKAVECQTTQLPPPVHIPLYKQLLGVKPVMVSSEEEWCQLWPLMEKELSVFPVLGLDCEWVSAKGRASAVSLLQVATYSGLCVLVRLLGFRSGQQAFPLSLIEVLCNPRILKVGVGCYEDGKRLMRDYSLSLVCTVDLRYLALRQRKEMLNNGLSLKSLAADLLDVCLDKSLELRCSNWEADQLSLEQMSYAARDAKVSIALFFRLLGLCSEASPTSSSGSSYSELVARCQGLVDVPFKGRGDGDDGEKRRKTRKPPTHENPESGDQQVPDPRNNKRKPLGVGYSPRKSPLYDNCFLHAPDGQPLCTCDKKKAKWYLDKGIGVLQSEDPFVVRLLFEPSGRPDSQHDYYLNAKENLCVVCGKADSYIRKNIVPHEYRRHFPTEMKDHNSHDILLLCTACHAASNVHDGFLKQQLAEEFAAPQGCEEGMRLLEDSDRRQVRSAGRALLIAGDGLPAQRREELESKIKCFFNMSKEQELTKEVLQEAASLETRLFNEAYVPHGLKVVRAHAKLGLQGLMDLERRWRQHFLTTMQPRHLPPLWSVDHNHNVPLNSKSGTGDSSQHLVMNSLQFTVNSLRRRCHNTNCTVKGKRCQLTLIMVFVYLLNYRFVCRADYQAFSAIKFKCM
- the exd2 gene encoding exonuclease 3'-5' domain-containing protein 2 isoform X2, encoding MSHRRPFTAIVATVLGVAFGGLFIWKVYRTQRKRLPSIQKVADPVKDSCPEEKDLTVVECQYSESPHLLEKEFKAVECQTTQLPPPVHIPLYKQLLGVKPVMVSSEEEWCQLWPLMEKELSVFPVLGLDCEWVSAKGRASAVSLLQVATYSGLCVLVRLLGFRSGQQAFPLSLIEVLCNPRILKVGVGCYEDGKRLMRDYSLSLVCTVDLRYLALRQRKEMLNNGLSLKSLAADLLDVCLDKSLELRCSNWEADQLSLEQMSYAARDAKVSIALFFRLLGLCSEASPTSSSGSSYSELVARCQGLVDVPFKGRGDGDDGEKRRKTRKPPTHENPESGDQQVPDPRNNKRKPLGVGYSPRKSPLYDNCFLHAPDGQPLCTCDKKKAKWYLDKGIGVLQSEDPFVVRLLFEPSGRPDSQHDYYLNAKENLCVVCGKADSYIRKNIVPHEYRRHFPTEMKDHNSHDILLLCTACHAASNVHDGFLKQQLAEEFAAPQGCEEGMRLLEDSDRRQVRSAGRALLIAGDGLPAQRREELESKIKCFFNMSKEQELTKEVLQEAASLETRLFNEAYVPHGLKVVRAHAKLGLQGLMDLERRWRQHFLTTMQPRHLPPLWSVDHNHSKYQRKYGANLIIKLN